In the Verrucomicrobiia bacterium genome, one interval contains:
- a CDS encoding class I SAM-dependent methyltransferase has translation MSRVFKGEFPTEVVNGVKYTHIENDKAPHSPFINKNYDFEDGFYRGEFDFVSPIDGSLENSTPETYARHKVVAALQDYIKDKEGETAILDLGAGTLDIARTIPASIASKINLVNSDISGPWSVGQEASTIRGIEKLRERGLLENFASIENVEYDFNTAEWPFAEDAFDYVVTNLVLCHVAYESKLEILKALFSTLKPDGKVLIGDVFQKDESGVRFTEAGLRGPEECWGYLSVFTEFLEMCREAGFKIDNTALDNLNEERNYQVQEELDYAKEHPHATMAVNKAVWFIELHK, from the coding sequence ATGAGCCGAGTTTTTAAAGGGGAGTTCCCAACAGAGGTTGTTAATGGCGTCAAATACACACATATAGAAAACGACAAAGCGCCGCATAGTCCTTTCATAAATAAGAATTATGATTTTGAAGACGGATTCTATCGAGGCGAGTTTGATTTCGTTAGTCCTATAGATGGCTCTTTGGAAAATAGTACTCCTGAAACGTATGCTCGCCATAAGGTAGTTGCCGCTCTTCAGGATTACATTAAAGATAAAGAGGGCGAAACCGCGATTCTGGATCTAGGAGCGGGTACGCTGGATATTGCCAGGACGATACCTGCCTCGATAGCTTCTAAAATCAATCTGGTTAATAGCGATATATCCGGGCCTTGGTCGGTGGGCCAGGAGGCTTCTACGATAAGAGGCATTGAGAAACTCAGGGAAAGAGGCCTGCTTGAAAACTTTGCCTCGATTGAAAATGTGGAATATGACTTTAACACGGCAGAATGGCCTTTTGCTGAAGACGCGTTTGATTATGTGGTTACTAATCTTGTACTTTGTCATGTTGCCTACGAAAGCAAACTCGAGATTCTAAAGGCTCTATTTAGCACTCTAAAACCTGACGGCAAAGTTTTGATCGGCGATGTGTTTCAGAAAGATGAAAGCGGTGTACGCTTTACCGAAGCAGGTTTGCGTGGCCCAGAGGAATGCTGGGGATACTTGAGTGTATTTACCGAGTTTTTAGAAATGTGCAGAGAGGCTGGTTTCAAAATCGATAACACCGCCCTCGATAATCTGAACGAGGAGAGAAACTATCAAGTTCAAGAAGAGTTAGATTATGCAAAAGAGCATCCCCACGCAACCATGGCAGTCAACAAGGCCGTATGGTTTATTGAGTTACATAAATAG
- a CDS encoding zinc-binding dehydrogenase: MALHHQAKLSSQDTFLVLGASGGIGDIAIRLARAAGIRSIIAVVSKPEKQQAVLDAGASSAILTSDLPSLHSDSVTVVIDPVGGDPRIESFKLLAPFGRYVLVGNASGRDSTTTLDAVWHRSITITGVSLGGIAHLRPRLAAESARNALNMLQKDNYRVATRPIEEIVSLHKELENGKAATKTVIKIR; this comes from the coding sequence ATCGCTCTCCATCACCAAGCGAAGCTTTCATCACAAGATACATTTCTTGTTTTAGGCGCAAGTGGGGGTATTGGCGATATAGCGATACGGCTTGCAAGAGCGGCCGGTATTCGCTCAATCATTGCCGTAGTTAGTAAGCCAGAAAAACAACAGGCGGTGCTCGACGCTGGTGCATCGTCTGCAATTTTAACGAGTGACCTACCGAGCCTTCACTCAGATAGTGTAACGGTAGTTATCGATCCCGTTGGCGGTGACCCACGCATCGAATCATTTAAATTGTTGGCGCCGTTTGGTCGATACGTTTTGGTTGGCAATGCAAGTGGCCGCGATTCTACGACGACACTTGACGCGGTATGGCACCGGAGTATTACTATTACTGGCGTAAGTCTTGGAGGCATTGCTCACTTACGGCCACGGTTAGCGGCTGAGAGTGCTCGAAATGCGCTGAATATGTTACAAAAAGATAATTATCGAGTTGCCACGCGACCGATTGAAGAGATTGTTTCTCTGCACAAAGAATTAGAGAACGGGAAAGCAGCGACAAAAACGGTAATCAAGATTCGTTAA
- a CDS encoding metal-sensitive transcriptional regulator codes for MNEDYKKRSLHRSKIIRGQLESLIKAIEDDTYCMDILTQSLAIQKSLASLNKLVLENHLRTHVTDMLSSRDAAAQEKAVEELLSLYELHNIRGRN; via the coding sequence ATGAATGAAGACTACAAAAAGCGCAGTTTACACCGGTCAAAGATCATCAGGGGACAGCTAGAATCTCTCATAAAAGCCATTGAGGATGACACTTACTGTATGGACATCCTGACACAAAGCCTGGCCATCCAAAAGTCGCTGGCATCGCTCAACAAGCTGGTGCTTGAAAACCATTTACGCACCCACGTAACCGATATGCTCAGCTCTCGCGATGCCGCGGCACAGGAAAAGGCAGTCGAGGAGTTACTGAGCCTTTACGAGCTACATAACATCCGTGGGCGAAATTAA